The following proteins come from a genomic window of Anopheles ziemanni chromosome 3, idAnoZiCoDA_A2_x.2, whole genome shotgun sequence:
- the LOC131288966 gene encoding aldehyde dehydrogenase 1A1-like: MANPNQEIKYTKLFINNQFVDAKSGKKFATLNPATEKPIVEVAEGDKEDVEVAVRAAKAAFARSAPWRQMDASGRGRLLNRLADLMLRDIDTLANLESLDNGKTFGDSVFDINCAIDTFRYYAGWADKIHGATVPSDGPVLSYIRKEPVGVVGQIIPWNYPILMLTWKWAPALAAGCTLVLKPAEQTPLSALHMAALSQEAGFPDGVINVVNGFGPTVGAAIVAHPEIRKVAFTGSVETGRIILNGASTSNLKKVSLELGGKSPLVIFNDADLDEAVEIAHNAIFANHGQNCCAGSRTFVQEGIYDAFVAKAAEMARNRKVGDAFQDGIQQGPQVDDEQFRKVLGYIESGKQEGAKLQAGGKRSGTVGYFVEPTVFSEVTDGMKIAREEIFGPVQSILKFATLDEVIERANSTEYGLAAGVVTKDINTAITFTNAVEAGSVWVNCYDYVVPTTPFGGYKQSGSGRELGYSGIELYLETKSVTIKLPAKV, encoded by the exons CTTTTCATCAACAACCAGTTCGTGGATGCCAAGAGTGGCAAAAAGTTCGCCACCCTCAACCCGGCCACCGAGAAGCCCATCGTCGAGGTCGCCGAGGGCGATAAGGAGGATGTGGAGGTGGCTGTCCGTGCGGCCAAGGCGGCCTTCGCTCGCAGCGCCCCCTGGCGCCAGATGGACGCTTCGGGCCGCGGTCGACTCCTGAATCGGCTGGCCGATCTGATGCTGCGCGATATCGACACGCTCGCCAACCTGGAGTCGCTGGACAACGGCAAGACGTTCGGGGACTCGGTGTTCGATATCAACTGCGCGATCGACACGTTCCGCTACTATGCCGGTTGGGCGGACAAGATCCACGGCGCGACCGTACCCTCAGACGGGCCCGTCCTCAGCTACATCCGCAAGGAACCGGTCGGTGTGGTCGGACAGATTATTCCCTGGAACTACCCGATCCTGATGCTGACGTGGAAGTGGGCCCCAGCGCTAGCTGCCGGCTGCACACTGGTGCTGAAACCGGCTGAGCAGACGCCACTGAGTGCGCTGCATATGGCGGCGTTGTCGCAGGAGGCCGGCTTCCCGGATGGGGTGATCAATGTCGTGAACGGATTCGGCCCGACGGTCGGTGCCGCCATTGTTGCTCATCCGGAGATCCGCAAGGTGGCCTTCACCGGATCGGTCGAGACGGGACGCATCATCCTGAACGGTGCATCCACATCGAACCTGAAGAAGGTCTCGCTCGAGCTCGGCGGAAAGAGCCCATTGGTCATCTTCAACGATGCCGACC TCGATGAAGCCGTCGAGATTGCACACAACGCCATCTTCGCCAACCACGGCCAGAACTGCTGCGCCGGAAGCCGCACGTTCGTCCAGGAGGGCATCTACGACGCGTTCGTCGCCAAGGCGGCCGAGATGGCGCGCAACCGGAAGGTGGGCGATGCGTTCCAGGACGGCATCCAGCAGGGTCCGCAGGTGGACGACGAGCAGTTCCGCAAGGTGCTCGGATACATTGAGTCGGGCAAGCAGGAGGGCGCTAAGCTGCAGGCGGGCGGTAAGCGTTCCGGCACCGTCGGCTACTTCGTCGAGCCGACCGTCTTCTCGGAGGTCACCGATGGCATGAAGATTGCGCGCGAGGAAATCTTTGGCCCGGTGCAGAGCATCCTGAAATTCGCCACCCTCGACGAGGTGATCGAGCGGGCCAACAGCACCGAGTACGGGCTGGCGGCCGGCGTCGTTACCAAGGACATCAACACGGCCATCACCTTCACGAACGCGGTCGAAGCTGGTTCCGTTTG GGTCAACTGCTACGACTACGTCGTGCCGACGACTCCCTTCGGTGGCTACAAGCAGTCCGGAAGTGGCCGCGAGCTCGGTTACAGCGGCATCGAACTGTACCTGGAGACGAAGTCCGTCACGATCAAGCTGCCCGCCAAGGTGTGA